The window TTGCCCCCATGTAATCTGAATACTTTGTCAGAAACCATATATTAATTAAGTGTGTTGTAGTCCTCTGACATTCTCTTTATCTCTCCCTTCTTTAACATTATCTATGATAAAGTTTATCTCAGCTTTTAATGGTTATCTCTAACAAAAACCACTTTTACAATGAACCTTCATGTGTCTCTCTGTATAGTCTTGTCCTTAGCATAGTCCATAGTTTAGCTTCTGCCAAAATTTTTTTATGGATCAATGTAATTCCTCTTAGAGTCATGGTTTCAAAGAGTTATTTTTGAAGCTGATACTGTGACCAGTGGCCAACACCCCTCCCTCTTTCCAAAtacttataatatttttcttcttttctgaacaGGGTAATGGGGATAACCAATAGCAGTATTAATGGACAATTCATCCTGGTGGGCTTTTCTGACCAACCCCAGCTGGAAAAGATACTCTTTGTGGTTGTTCTGGTATCCTATCTCCTTACACTTGTGGGAAATACAGTCATTATACTGATCTCCTCCATAGATCCCAACCTCAAaacacccatgtactttttcctcactCACCTCTCCCTAGTTGATATCTGTTTTACCACGAGCATCGTCCCCCAGCTGCTGTGGAACCTAAGGGGACCAGCGAAGACCATCACATCCTTGGGCTGTGCTGTCCAGCTCTATGTCTCCCTGGCACTGGGCTCCACTGAGTGTGTTCTCCTAGCTGTAATGGCTTTTGATCGCTATGCTGCTGTTTGCAAACCTCTCCACTATGCAGCTGTGATGAACCCACCACTGTGCCATACTCTGTCAGGGGTTGCATGGCTGAGTGGACTAGGAAACACTCTTATCCAGGGCACTATTACCCTCTGGCTGCCTCGCTGTGGACACCGGGGTCTCCATCATTTCTTCTGTGAGGTGCCCTCCATGATCAAGCTTGCATGTGTGGACATCCACGCCAATGAGATTCAGCTATTTGTTGCTTCATTGGTCTTGCTGCTCTTTCCCTTAGCACTGATCTTGATGTCTTATGGACATATAGCCAAAGTAGTCCTAAGGATCAGATCAGTCCAGGCTTGGCGCAAAGCCCTGGGAACATGTGGCTCTCACCTCATGGTGGTGACCCTCTTCTATGGAACCATCACAGCCATCTACATCCAGCCCAAGAGCTCCTACGCCAACACTCATGGGAAATTCATCTCTCTCTTCTATACGGTAGTGACACCAACCCTCAACCCTCTCATCTATACGCTGAGGAATAAGGATGTGAAAGAAGCCCTGACAAGACTATTTCACAGAGATCTAAGCCCATAAAACACGATGCAGAGTACACACAGTGATCAATTTTGTGACAAAAAGGAACCGTGAAGGTCACCCTATGTATTCCTTCACTCAAACACTTGACCAGCTCTAAGGAAGGGTCTTTTTTTAGTCTGTATTATTGTATTTCACTTGGTCTCAGAAATAACTATCTTTTCAAATCTCTGTCCCAGGCTTCCTTTTAGCTCTATGTAAGGCAGCATTGTCCCAATCATTTAACTGTCAGTTacaacatttccttttctcctggcCCCTACTTCCTGTTTTTTTCTCCAGCATTCCTACGTACCTTTggtccttccttcttttctgtcttttagtccttctttttagtttcttcttaTTGGTATAGTGTGCTGAGCAAGTGTTTTCCCAGCTGCTTCAACATTAAATCCCTTCccatcaatattttttaaagttctgaaaaatactctttctccaaagaaaatttcccatttaccacaataaaaattgttcATTTGGCCTGGGGGTACAGAGGAGAGATTAAACTAAAGATTTTGAATTTTAGCTCCACAACTTCCTTCTGAACTTATGTaagtttttgtttaacttttttgtttcCAAGTTTACTTaagaatcaaaaagtattggtctCCATTATTGCATTATTAAAAAGGTAATATGAGTAAATTATCTGGTAGGATGTGATCAACAAATATTGTTTAACACCTTCACAATTTTCTGCTCATCTGATCATAGCACTTCCTTTATTTTGATCTATGTCCATTGCTTTCAATTGCATCTAATAACAATTCCAGCTGAATAAATAATTAGTCATCTCATTTTTATATCTGAATGGAAAAACCATcacctgaaattatggaaaaaTAAGTGAACCTTTATATTCTCTTTACAGtatggaaaaaccacatgattggTTTTCTCCAATCATTTATAGAAAGTATGACAGATTTGCTTTTAATGGTTTTAACAGAAGTCAAGGTGTCACTTCCAAAAATGACAGATATTGTAATGTGGCAGTAAAGAGTGATATTTTATCTCTCTGAGttcttaccatttattttcagctgCGTAACTCTAGGCAAATTACTTGACAATGCTGATCTTCagtttttgcatttctaaaataaGAACAAACTCAAAGCTTTTTTGTAAATACTCTAGGAGATAGTTAAACAGTGTATAGtaagaactcagtaaatatttatatcaTTAGTAAACTGTCAAATATTCttaacaatgatcatggtgacagaTCGAATGGCCTTGATACACTATATGCATATGTTTTCCAGATATAAATTGTGTCACTATTAATGCTCTACAAAAGTTCACTTATGATAATCAAAATGAGTTCTGCTTTTGACCTGTGGCCAAATATGTTAGTTGTTTGATATAAATATGTACTGTTTCACAAACAAGCAAACTATAATGATCTACCATAGCCTAATGTTTTTTTGCTCATGCTTAATATTGAATTGTGCTTTGATTTCTATAATTTCCAATTTCCAAAGTCTAGGAGGAAATGTATTCCTCTCACTAAAGTAAAGCTCTAACTCTAAACAAAGATATCTTTATCTAAACATAATACAGAATACCCCACTTTTAGTCATTTAAAACTACCTACAATCTGGTTCACCAACTATTAAAATGTATCAGAACAGTTACCCTGCAAAGTTATGCCAACATGACCCACTGTATCTATGATTATTCatacttttgtttttccttatatttagtttttattaacCCAAATTCGTCTCTTTCAATTGTCCTCATAATTaccctttttcatttaaaaaattacttgctTAATTCCtcacattaaaatttaataacccgggttcaattcctgatgcctgcccatgcaaaaaaaaaaaaaaagtctgataaAGCTTAATAATCATTTTCTGTGAAAGAAAGGGAACTTGTGATCTTTGCATCTTAAGAGCTTCCTTTTATATGAAAACATTATACAAAGACCTGAAAAAACAAGTAAGCCATAAATCAATACATTAATAAGATATCATTCACTCAATCAGTAATGATATATTTACTACTGTATGTTTATCACTATAAGGGATATAAAAAATTAGATGTCTAATTTGCATTGTCCACAACACTGTACAATCTGCCTATAAGAGATATATTATGATTTATAAAACGGTTAAAAACCAATTTAAGGTCAAAATAGATGCAAAATTATACAAGCCGGCAAGTATATAGAATGTCTACCTATTTGAGAAACACATATTCATGAGCAGATCTACTGACtattgagttttattttaaaggaagaggtaaaaactataaatatatatggagTAAAGAGAAGTATTTTCCAGGTAACAAAAATGTCTTGAATGTGTTAAGGATCAGAGGGCATCATCTCTGAGGGATGGAAATCAGATCATTGACTTCCAATGATACACATGAGGAATAAAAATACTATGGTACCTTACATTTTTATAACcgtaattttataaatatttattaaataaaaattgaacaaaaatgtttattcccattcttttccaaaatCCTGTGAAGTtgaattaaactttttaaaagatggtCTAAATCTCTAGGTACAGTTAGAACTTGAGATTAAATAAGAGAAGAGGAGACATCAACAAACTTTTGGAAGATGGGAAACAGAGGGAAGGTTGTAAATGACGTACAGAAGTAAAATGAAACCTAACTGCTTTTAAGAGGACTGAGTGGTGGGGGTAGGGAGGTAGGCCAGTAAGAATAAAACTGGTTTGAACTGCAGAACCCTGGAGCAGTAATGGAGGTTTGAAAAGTAAAGGGATATCTTTGAAGGCAGGTTGTAGAGTGAGGCAAACAGCAGAACAATTTGAAAATCTGGCTAAAAGCAGATATCACTGTAGCCTATTCAATCAGATGAGTGTCACTCTCATATCAAAGCAGCAGAAAGGTGCACCAACTGTTAGAGAGGTTAAACCATTGGCTACACAAGGCAAGTCTCAAATATGAGTGTGGGAGTCAATATTAATAAGAAGGAATGTTTTGCATCCTGCATATGGTACCTCTTACTGAAATAGAGTGTGAATTGAATGTATATCTTTGGTAATTGCAGATTTCAGTCCTTACCTAAAATATTTAACTGAATTTGACtgctatatttaaaattaattgttcTTCTTCCTTTGTACATATTGATCatttaaaaactaaagaacaatcaagaaaataaaacatcataCCAGTGGCACAATTGCATCTTTTGGGGTTTTAtaacataatatttattttatatattttttattttctacagaTACAAGTATATATTCAaagatgaatgaaagaaaacttaATTCTGAAGCTACATTTCCTTTTGgtcattaatattatttcatttcatgattattacagaaaataattttgtctACTCCTGGTGTCAATGATTgtatggaaaaggaaagaaatgaatccACAAAAAGATATGGTAAAGTGAAATTACCAACaatcaagcaaaagaaaaaaagctaccAGGGTTGGGGATGGGAACTGATCATTCACATACGAAGGCTGATAAATAGAAATGGCGCTTGAATTCTCAATTAAAATACTTAGAACCACACCAAATGAAGCAACCATtccaaaatattaaggaaaagttATTTCCTATTTAAAATTCTATGCTAATACAAAATATCATGtaagaaaacatgagagaatgAGCAAAGTTTAGTATTCTTATTTGTCCTGTTCCACTCTTCTCAGGAAGTTACCAGGGGCTATGTTCCATAGAAAGCAAGGAGAAAactaagaaagtaaaagacatGGTGTACAGCAAACAAGGGATTTAATGCAGTAAAGAAAGGGAGCAAAGTCCTAGGATTGTGGTGAAAGAGAGTATAAGGATGACTAGTCTGTAGAGAAtccaatttggaaaataaaagctCTTGCAAAGCCAGTAAAGAAAAATGGGCTGATAGACTTCCTAGTGTATTGAACTGTTCTGGGATGGACCTTACAGTTTGGAGACTATATTAATGAAAAGTACAGGGAAAaattttacacacacatatacacataaaaaacAAATGCTTATTAACTTTATAAACAGTTAAAAGCTTTGTGAGAACAGAAATTTAATCACAGTGTTCCATAGTTAGCTCCAAAAACTATCTTTATTATGGTTAAAATATAAACACagttttttaattgagatataattattCTGGGAGGAATAAGTAATaggatgtgtgtttgtgtgtgtgtgcatgagtgtgtgcatgtgtgatatCAAGGTGGTGGTAGAACTATTATGCAAGGGAATGTAAATCCTTATCTTCCATAGCCagaaactaataaataaaatatgaaatggaaaaaagtcaaaaaatatCATGCTATATTCAATTCTTCAAAAAATCCTGTTATCTCTACCACTTTACTTGCTCTAAGacaccatcatctctcacctagATTATTGCTTTAGCCTTCTATTGGACCTGACAACGACTTCTTTCCTTCCAGATACCTAAAACCAGCAACCAGACTAATTCTTCTGAAAGGCAAATAAGATCATATCACTCCTCTGTTTAAAACCCTAGAGTGACTTTATTTCATGCAGAGGAAAAGCTAAAATTCTTTCAATAACCTACAAAGCCCCCCATGACTCTTTCTTTGCCTGACATCATCTATAACTCCCTTCTTCATTCAGTCTACCCAACCCCACAGCCTCCCTGCTATTAAAATGCACCGTATATCCTCCCTCAAACTGCAGGGCCTTTGCTGTTCACTGCTAGGAATCCTTTATTCCCCCTACATGCTAGGCTGACTTCTTCCCCTAATTCAAGTTTTTAAATCTCATCTTCTCAAGTAGACATGTTCTAACCATTCTGTGTCATTCTGCTTTATGTCCCCCTTATCTACCTGGTCCCCCACACTTTTTTTGAAACTGTTCTTGAAATGTACTCTATAGCattatttattagttttattatttattttctgttttcttccatagaattttaatttctcaGAGGCAGGGATCTACATTTTGATCAACAATGCATCCCAGGGACCTATAATAGtgccaggtgcattgtcaatgagcagtaatacttcggaaggaatcttttttttctgagcagtaggtctcagcATTGGGCTTCAAATATTAAGTAAACCATGCTGTAAACAGACATGCTGTGTTCcaattttttaattccattttttattcCATTACTCTACatgcagagtagatttagcataattcttatgGTCCCTAGGATTTTTGTAATGGTAAATAAGCATTGCCTTCAACTTGAAGTCACCAGCTGCACTACCCAGTAACAAGAGAATCAGCCTATCCTACTGAAGCTTTGAAggcaggcattgacttctcctctctagctatgaaaggcTTAGATGGGCATCTTCTTTAAATATGAGACTGTTTTATCTACAGTGATAATCTGTTGTTTAGTATAGCCACCTCCACAAATtctcttagctagatcttctggataaattgctgcagcttctacataaATACTTGCACTTTTAAGTTATGGAGATGGCATCTTTCCTTAAACTTCATGAACCAATCTCTGTTAGCTTCCAACTTTTCTCCTCCAGCTTGCTTAGCATTCACAGAATTGAAAAGAGTTAGGGATTTGCTTTGGATTAGTCTTTGAC is drawn from Tamandua tetradactyla isolate mTamTet1 chromosome 5, mTamTet1.pri, whole genome shotgun sequence and contains these coding sequences:
- the LOC143683144 gene encoding olfactory receptor 2G3-like; translation: MGITNSSINGQFILVGFSDQPQLEKILFVVVLVSYLLTLVGNTVIILISSIDPNLKTPMYFFLTHLSLVDICFTTSIVPQLLWNLRGPAKTITSLGCAVQLYVSLALGSTECVLLAVMAFDRYAAVCKPLHYAAVMNPPLCHTLSGVAWLSGLGNTLIQGTITLWLPRCGHRGLHHFFCEVPSMIKLACVDIHANEIQLFVASLVLLLFPLALILMSYGHIAKVVLRIRSVQAWRKALGTCGSHLMVVTLFYGTITAIYIQPKSSYANTHGKFISLFYTVVTPTLNPLIYTLRNKDVKEALTRLFHRDLSP